attgctcagcTGGGACTTCAGCTGTCAGGCCCTAAACCCTGGATTTCTCTAAatgttctttgaccaagcttttagtcttGCCCTAATATCTCTTAGTATGGTCCGATGATAAATTGTTTGATTACACGTGAAATGCCTTGAGTGCTTTACTAGGTTAAAATGCtttataaatgtaagttattgttTTCTGGATGGTGTTACTCAGAAGTTCATTATCAACAAAACCTCGAATATTGATTTTGAAAGTGCTTGTTTAAAATACCTAAAAGAAAATAATAGGTGGAAAATGTTCTTATTACGTTTCTGTTTCGTTAGGGTGGGGTTCAGGACTTGGACGATTTAAATAAACAGAGAAAAACATGAATAAGGTTTCAGTGGGTGTTCCGGGGGGCGGACCCGGCCCTGTTTGTTGCGACTACACCAGCTGCGGCTCTGCCCGGAAGGCTTGGCGCGGGGACCGGGCGGGTTTGCTGATGTGgggctaagtgtccgggtaattgtgTTCCCCCGGCTCGGATTCTCTGGAATGATGCGGGGTTCGGTGTTGTCGGTGCTCGgtcgcttttctcaggaatatgcgGCGGGGACTCCGCTCCGGCTGAAGCTGCTAGACTCGTACCTGCTGTACATGGCGCTGAGCGGAATAGCTCAGTTTCTCTACTGCGCGCTGGTCGGTACCTTCCCCTTCAACTCCTTCCTGTCCGGATTCATCGCCTGTGTGGGGGCCTTCGTGCTGGCAGGTGAGGCCGGGGCCCGGGTTATTGCAGGTCTCGAAGAGAAGGCGAGTTCTCTCTTGGCCTGTGTAAGGAGGTATCCCATTGCAGAGCCCAAGGGGAATCTGGACCAAATCAAGGCTGGGTGAGAGTGGCCATTGCCACTGGGAACTGtgttagaatagaaccatagagtttacagtgcaaaagaaggtcattcggctcaccgagtctgcacggccctctgaaagagcaacttacccaaggcccactctctcaccctatcccataacccccacTCCCAATCCTCACATTCTGAGTCACCAAGGGTCAAATcagcatagcaaatccacctaacctgctctttGCGCCGCGGGAGGAAATCcacaaagacactgggagaatgtacaaactccacacagactattaccgcgaggctggaattgaacctgtgtccctggtgtgaggcagctgtgccaccgtgctgcctgttggAGTGAATGTTGGGTGTTAGGGATTTGAAAACCTGTCCTTTTTTGTTGTGGGTGGTGGTGGGATGGGGTTGGGGCAGGTGATGGTTTGTTCTGAATTTgatatttaatttttttaattaatttacgggatgcgggtgtcacaggttaggccagcatttattgcccatccctagttgcctttcagaaggcggtggtgagttggCTCCTTGAGCtacaatccttgaggtgtaggtgcacccaccaggagttccaagattttgctccGGTGGCAGtgaagaacagcgatatatttccaagtcagggtggtgagtgacttcgaggcgaatctctaggtggtggggtttccaggtggctgctgctcttgtctttctagatggtagtggttgtgggattggaatgtgctgtctgaggaaccttggtgagttactgcaatgcatcttgtagatggtacacattgctgccactgttcatcggtggtggagggtttaattgtttgtggcaggaggagcaattaagtgggctggtttgtcctggattgtattgagcttcttgagtgttgttggaactgcacccatccaggcaagtggagagtattccattacattcctgacttgtgccttgtagatggtggataggctttcagggggcagaaggtgagttactcgccgtgggattcctagcctttgacctgccctggtaaccacagtat
This Scyliorhinus torazame isolate Kashiwa2021f chromosome 11, sScyTor2.1, whole genome shotgun sequence DNA region includes the following protein-coding sequences:
- the LOC140385464 gene encoding dolichyl-diphosphooligosaccharide--protein glycosyltransferase subunit DAD1-like — translated: MMRGSVLSVLGRFSQEYAAGTPLRLKLLDSYLLYMALSGIAQFLYCALVGTFPFNSFLSGFIACVGAFVLAVCLRIQINPQNKGDFIGISPERAFADFLFASTILHLVVINFIG